DNA from Chloroherpetonaceae bacterium:
GAAACGAAACGATTCTGAAACTTGGCTGCAACCACTTGAGAACGAATTGTATTGATGCCATAAAGTTTGGCATAATTCATCACTTCTCGATCAGAACTAATTACAGTTAATTTCTTTTTTGACGGAAATTCATCAATCATTTTTTTGATTCGTGCATCCGCCGTTTCGCCACTAACCGTAAAAATCCTTTTTACACCAATTGAAATTTCTTCTGTTCCAATAAGACCTTTCCCATCATAAATAGATATAACTCGAAAGGAATTTTTGAACTCATTGTGACTCCGAAGAAAATCAACTGCAGCTAAGTCTGTCTTATCTCTCGCTTCATTAAGTGAAGAACTGCTGATTTTGATACCCAATTGATGGGCAAGATTATATCCGTC
Protein-coding regions in this window:
- a CDS encoding NYN domain-containing protein, producing MKVVYIDGYNLAHQLGIKISSSSLNEARDKTDLAAVDFLRSHNEFKNSFRVISIYDGKGLIGTEEISIGVKRIFTVSGETADARIKKMIDEFPSKKKLTVISSDREVMNYAKLYGINTIRSQVVAAKFQNRFVSIAQSKTPAEKHKDHSSNLASELTMKELQEWKAIFGIGKE